In the genome of Coraliomargarita algicola, one region contains:
- a CDS encoding recombinase family protein: MKKLSKYKQALRTIVRVIIYLRVSTEDQARREDNSMGTQEVFCERLIALNEGKGWMKIRVIKDAGYSAKNLKRPGIQQIIEAINADEVDVVVIYKLDRLTRSMRDLYKLWEIMELHGVDFASATESFNSSTPDGRAALNQRMTFAQWEREMTSLRLKDKYTEEARMGRWHRSMVPFGYESDTSNHTLNINPAEAKIVKVMYQLAAAGKGLKEIADHVNALGSTSKKRIFNKGRDNEREVGGRKWTVKSVRNLIENLKYKAATRDNVGNEYPALWEAIVTDKLWGQANRALENRREQVGRPQASLNKHELVLKGLIGCGHCGCALSPRAGGRKLPDGSQRAYYCCQNVIDFGKNSSCQLRNLPGADFDQFLVRTIGAFAQHPKVIKATLRAALEEKKKSVRPLRSQLREVTQHLTELNQEIKNLLNLARKGRGAFSNELYSEADELTAEKQAVTSQREQIKAQIRYKEQIVSNEEVVAKALSNFSKVFYTLTFTEREELIGLLVKSLKVSRLDPTSNQLPCQVNAENVGRAAKYYRVEIEFFIQSVFGSLPEQAGNPDLGSSGYDQVSIRTRMHSTFVIGLIGQDWKTGAFLVHPFQLEKQSQMISRKLPNFRIRRNRHLLETAIDWMSILTERKYLTPQDIAQQVELTPRRIRQILDLTCLQGGIQEFVLNLPPKKASKLLSERTLRPLCRLTREEQWARFEVILKIQGLA, translated from the coding sequence GTGAAAAAGTTATCAAAATACAAACAAGCGTTAAGGACAATCGTTCGAGTTATTATCTACTTGCGTGTCAGCACCGAGGATCAGGCGCGTCGTGAGGATAATTCGATGGGAACGCAGGAAGTATTCTGCGAGCGCTTGATTGCACTTAATGAGGGCAAAGGCTGGATGAAAATCAGGGTGATCAAGGATGCCGGTTATTCAGCCAAGAATCTCAAGCGTCCTGGCATTCAACAGATCATCGAAGCAATCAACGCTGACGAGGTGGACGTCGTAGTTATCTACAAGCTGGATCGTTTAACTCGCTCAATGCGTGATCTCTACAAGCTCTGGGAAATTATGGAACTCCATGGAGTCGATTTTGCTTCCGCTACTGAAAGTTTCAACAGCAGTACCCCTGATGGTCGTGCCGCTCTGAATCAACGCATGACTTTCGCTCAGTGGGAGCGAGAGATGACATCTCTGCGTCTAAAGGATAAGTATACAGAGGAGGCTAGAATGGGCCGTTGGCATCGAAGCATGGTTCCATTCGGATATGAGTCTGACACTTCAAATCATACTTTGAACATAAATCCCGCGGAGGCGAAAATTGTAAAGGTCATGTATCAACTGGCTGCCGCTGGTAAGGGGTTGAAAGAGATTGCCGATCACGTCAATGCACTGGGATCCACATCGAAAAAACGCATTTTCAACAAGGGCCGCGACAATGAGCGCGAAGTTGGTGGTCGCAAGTGGACGGTAAAAAGCGTCCGTAATCTAATCGAAAATCTAAAATACAAAGCCGCCACGCGTGACAATGTTGGCAATGAGTACCCCGCGCTTTGGGAGGCTATTGTTACTGATAAGTTGTGGGGACAGGCGAATCGTGCTCTGGAGAATCGACGAGAGCAAGTGGGACGTCCACAAGCATCGCTAAATAAGCACGAACTTGTGCTCAAAGGGCTAATTGGGTGTGGTCACTGTGGCTGCGCATTATCACCCAGAGCAGGAGGACGCAAGTTGCCGGACGGCTCCCAGCGTGCCTATTATTGTTGTCAAAATGTCATCGACTTTGGCAAGAACTCATCGTGTCAGCTACGCAATCTGCCTGGTGCCGATTTTGATCAATTTCTTGTTCGTACTATCGGAGCTTTCGCTCAGCATCCTAAAGTAATCAAAGCCACGCTCCGGGCTGCGCTGGAAGAGAAAAAGAAATCCGTACGTCCGCTGCGCAGTCAACTGCGCGAGGTGACGCAACATCTGACAGAATTGAATCAAGAAATTAAGAACCTGCTGAATTTGGCTCGAAAAGGTCGCGGAGCCTTTTCCAATGAACTCTATTCTGAAGCGGATGAACTCACGGCGGAGAAGCAGGCTGTCACCTCGCAGCGCGAACAGATTAAAGCACAAATCCGCTACAAAGAGCAAATCGTGTCTAACGAAGAAGTTGTCGCGAAAGCGTTGAGCAATTTTTCAAAAGTATTCTACACGTTGACGTTTACTGAACGAGAAGAATTGATTGGTTTGCTTGTCAAGTCACTTAAAGTTTCACGCCTGGATCCAACGAGCAACCAATTGCCATGCCAAGTTAACGCCGAAAATGTGGGGCGTGCGGCCAAATACTATCGAGTTGAGATTGAGTTTTTTATCCAAAGTGTCTTCGGAAGCCTTCCTGAGCAGGCTGGAAACCCCGATTTGGGCTCATCCGGCTACGATCAGGTATCTATACGAACCCGAATGCACTCCACCTTTGTAATTGGTCTGATCGGTCAGGACTGGAAAACAGGAGCCTTCCTCGTGCATCCTTTTCAGTTGGAGAAACAGTCTCAGATGATTTCGCGAAAATTGCCCAATTTCCGGATTCGTCGTAATCGTCACCTCCTCGAAACCGCGATTGACTGGATGTCCATCCTCACCGAGCGTAAATATCTGACCCCTCAAGATATAGCCCAGCAAGTGGAACTGACACCGAGACGTATAAGGCAAATACTCGATCTGACATGCTTACAGGGGGGGATTCAGGAATTTGTTTTGAATCTGCCTCCAAAGAAAGCTTCGAAATTGCTTTCCGAGAGAACTCTCAGGCCACTTTGTCGACTCACACGCGAAGAACAGTGGGCGCGTTTTGAAGTGATTCTGAAGATTCAAGGTTTGGCTTAA